The following nucleotide sequence is from Nocardioides daedukensis.
GGGGCGATCCGGGCGTTCTTCGTGGCACAGCGGGCAGAACGCGTTGACGTACTTGTGGATCCGGTCACCGCGCAGCGGCATGCCCTGGCCCCGGGGTTGGCCGCGGAAGGATGCTGTCATGCGGTGACCTCCGAGGTCTTCGGCGTGCGATAGGCGCCCGTGCGGATCTGCCAGGCGATGCGCCCGAGCACGATCGGAACGGTGCAGAGCAGGAACAGCTGCGGACGGGTGAGACCCAGCCAGGCCACCTCGTTGCCGCGGACGAACTCGACCAGGAAGCGGAAGACGCCGTACGCCGCGACGTACCAGACGAACGTCTCACCCGGGGGCAGGTCCTTGTGCCGCAGCCAGGCCCACAGCAGCACGAAGGCGATCAGGTGGAAGGCGATCTCGTAGACGAACGAGGGGTGCAGCGCCACGCCCACCGGCGCGTGGGTGTGTGCGGCTGCTTCGGCGTCGAGGGTGATCCCCCAGGGCATGGATGTGGGGGTGCCGGGCAGCTCGGTGAGCAGGCACCCGATCCGGCCCACGGCCATCCCGATCGCGACGGCCGGGGCGAACAGGTCGCCGGTGCGCGATCGATAGCCCGTGGCCCGCTTGGCGATGTGTACGCCGGCCCACGCGCCCACCAGTCCGCCGAGTATGGAGCGGTTGCCATAGAGCCAGTGCTCCACGAAGCTGGCGTTCTCGCGCAGGTCGACGTGCTGCATCCAGGTGCCCAGGCGCATCATCACCGCGCCGCCAATCAGCGCCGACCCGACGATGTAGAGCAGCCGTGGGTCTCGGTGTCCGCGGCGGCGCGCCTCGAGGGCGAAGACGATCGCGGATGCGACCACGCCGAGTGCGACGAAGAGCTCGTGGGTGGGCACCACTCCGAGTCGCGGGAACATCGCGTGCTCAGAAGACCA
It contains:
- a CDS encoding prolipoprotein diacylglyceryl transferase, producing the protein MFPRLGVVPTHELFVALGVVASAIVFALEARRRGHRDPRLLYIVGSALIGGAVMMRLGTWMQHVDLRENASFVEHWLYGNRSILGGLVGAWAGVHIAKRATGYRSRTGDLFAPAVAIGMAVGRIGCLLTELPGTPTSMPWGITLDAEAAAHTHAPVGVALHPSFVYEIAFHLIAFVLLWAWLRHKDLPPGETFVWYVAAYGVFRFLVEFVRGNEVAWLGLTRPQLFLLCTVPIVLGRIAWQIRTGAYRTPKTSEVTA